The Halalkalibacter krulwichiae genome has a segment encoding these proteins:
- a CDS encoding sucrose-specific PTS transporter subunit IIBC: protein MDAKKTAKELIEHLGGNENVISATHCATRLRLVLKDDNKPNKQEIEELEGVKGVFSASGQFQVIFGTGLVNKVYAEFANETGLGTKDTDGGEKQVDHAEAAKKKMNPFARIARTLSNIFVPIIPAIVASGLLMGLLGMMTAFEWVAPDSPWILFLDMFSSAAFIILPILIGFSAAKEFGANPYLGAVLGGIMTHPALLNPWTLTDAVPESIVFFGMNVELLGYQGTVIPILLVVYIMSKIEKGLRKIVPNAIDLLVVPFVTVILTGFIAMLFIGPLGTWVGNGLTWSLDFIYNTAGLFAGLIFGGLYSTIVITGVHHSFHAIEAALIADLGVNFLLPIWAMANVAQGGAGFAVFFLTKNQKVKEIAIPASFSAFLGITEPVIFGVNLRFMRPFIGAAIGGALGGAYVVAMNVVTNAYGLTGIPMIAIAAPFGSSNIINYLIGMLIAAVGAFIATWILGLKEDTTKK, encoded by the coding sequence ATGGATGCTAAGAAAACGGCAAAAGAGCTCATTGAGCATCTAGGAGGAAATGAAAATGTTATTAGTGCGACACATTGTGCGACTCGCTTGCGCCTTGTGTTAAAAGATGATAACAAGCCTAATAAACAGGAAATTGAAGAATTAGAGGGTGTAAAAGGTGTATTTAGTGCATCTGGCCAATTTCAAGTGATTTTCGGAACGGGTCTTGTTAACAAAGTATACGCTGAATTTGCGAATGAAACTGGTTTAGGGACAAAAGATACCGATGGCGGGGAAAAGCAAGTTGATCATGCTGAAGCTGCGAAAAAGAAAATGAATCCTTTTGCTCGAATCGCCCGCACGTTATCAAATATCTTCGTTCCCATCATTCCAGCCATCGTTGCAAGTGGTTTGCTAATGGGCTTACTTGGGATGATGACTGCGTTTGAGTGGGTAGCGCCAGATAGTCCTTGGATCTTGTTTCTCGATATGTTCTCAAGTGCTGCCTTTATTATTTTACCGATCTTAATTGGATTTAGCGCAGCGAAGGAATTTGGAGCGAATCCATATTTAGGAGCTGTACTCGGTGGAATTATGACCCATCCAGCCTTATTAAATCCATGGACGTTAACAGATGCGGTACCTGAGTCCATTGTTTTCTTTGGAATGAATGTCGAGCTGTTAGGCTATCAAGGAACGGTCATTCCTATTCTTCTTGTCGTCTATATTATGAGTAAGATTGAAAAAGGATTGCGAAAAATCGTCCCTAATGCAATCGATTTGTTAGTGGTTCCTTTTGTGACAGTAATTCTAACCGGATTTATCGCTATGTTGTTTATCGGTCCACTTGGAACTTGGGTCGGAAACGGCTTAACGTGGAGCCTTGACTTCATTTATAATACAGCTGGCCTCTTCGCTGGTTTGATTTTTGGTGGACTGTACTCAACCATTGTGATTACAGGTGTTCATCATAGTTTTCATGCGATTGAAGCAGCCTTGATTGCTGATCTAGGTGTTAACTTCCTATTACCAATTTGGGCAATGGCAAATGTGGCACAAGGAGGAGCAGGTTTTGCTGTCTTTTTCTTAACGAAAAATCAAAAAGTAAAAGAAATTGCGATTCCGGCTTCGTTTTCAGCTTTCCTTGGAATAACGGAACCTGTTATATTCGGAGTTAACTTACGATTCATGCGTCCGTTTATTGGAGCGGCGATTGGTGGAGCGTTAGGGGGAGCATATGTGGTGGCTATGAATGTTGTCACGAATGCGTACGGATTAACAGGAATTCCGATGATTGCCATCGCTGCTCCATTTGGATCTTCAAATATTATCAATTATTTAATTGGAATGCTGATCGCGGCAGTTGGTGCGTTTATCGCTACTTGGATATTAGGTTTAAAAGAAGATACTACAAAAAAATAA
- a CDS encoding uracil-DNA glycosylase: MALVETNDWETLIERERKKDYFKALETFLEEESSSHLIYPPKKDRFQALELTPYNETKVVMLGQDPYHGPNQAHGLSFSVKVGEKIPPSLRNIYKELRDDLGCEIPVDGYLVPWAKQGILLLNTVLTVREKEAASHRRKGWETFTDEVIKALNDKVQPVIFVLWGKHAQEKKAMITNPHHYVIESVHPSPLSARRGFFGSKPFSKINQILQDENLGYIDW, encoded by the coding sequence GTGGCATTGGTGGAAACAAACGATTGGGAAACATTAATAGAACGAGAAAGAAAAAAGGACTATTTTAAAGCGTTAGAAACATTTTTGGAGGAAGAATCGAGTTCTCATCTTATTTATCCTCCCAAAAAAGATAGATTTCAAGCGTTGGAGTTAACCCCTTACAATGAGACAAAAGTAGTGATGCTAGGACAAGATCCATACCATGGGCCGAACCAAGCACACGGTTTGAGTTTCTCAGTAAAGGTTGGAGAGAAGATTCCACCATCATTACGAAATATCTATAAGGAATTACGTGATGATCTAGGTTGTGAGATTCCAGTAGATGGTTATTTAGTTCCATGGGCAAAGCAGGGAATCCTATTGTTAAATACGGTACTAACTGTAAGGGAAAAAGAGGCTGCCTCTCATAGACGAAAAGGGTGGGAAACCTTTACCGATGAAGTGATTAAGGCTTTAAATGACAAAGTGCAACCTGTTATCTTTGTGCTATGGGGCAAACATGCACAGGAAAAGAAAGCGATGATTACAAATCCTCACCATTATGTAATTGAATCCGTTCATCCTAGTCCCCTTTCTGCACGTCGTGGCTTTTTCGGGAGTAAACCATTTTCAAAAATTAATCAAATTTTGCAAGATGAAAACTTAGGTTATATTGATTGGTAA
- a CDS encoding ammonium transporter → MTELALMDNLWVMICAVLVLFMQGGFILLEAGSTRMKNAGHIAGKTIFTVGIASLVYWAVGWGFAYGEGNAFIGMSDFFFGDFSTAEEGLVGSVDFFFQVMFAAIALTIAFGGFAERAKLSTYIVFAVLFSAFVYPIVAHWIWGDGWLANLGKQDFAGSTVVHLTGAMAALAATILLKPRLGKYNKDGSANELAGHNQVYTALGVLILWVGWFGFNAGSTLEVADAFFGYVALNTQLAAAAGAVAALFIAWAMTGKSDVPTMLNGALAGLVAITASCAFVAPWAAVVIGIVGGLIVFFSMKFFDKARIDDPIFALSVHGVAGIWGTISTGFFATPELAAMNGGSAGLFYGGGFSQLGVQVLSVVACGAFAFIASYVLLLVTKALVGGLRVSEEEEIVGLDLSEHGSYGYPESMPGNERTGA, encoded by the coding sequence ATGACTGAATTAGCACTTATGGATAATTTGTGGGTCATGATTTGCGCAGTCTTAGTTTTATTCATGCAAGGAGGCTTTATTCTATTAGAAGCCGGATCAACGAGAATGAAAAATGCTGGGCATATTGCCGGTAAGACTATTTTCACAGTCGGAATTGCTTCATTAGTCTATTGGGCAGTTGGTTGGGGTTTTGCGTATGGGGAAGGGAACGCCTTTATTGGGATGTCAGATTTCTTCTTTGGAGACTTTTCAACCGCTGAAGAAGGGTTAGTTGGTTCTGTAGACTTCTTCTTCCAAGTTATGTTTGCCGCGATTGCTCTGACAATTGCTTTTGGTGGATTTGCAGAACGTGCGAAATTATCAACTTACATTGTATTCGCCGTTTTATTCTCAGCGTTTGTATATCCGATTGTGGCTCATTGGATTTGGGGTGACGGTTGGTTAGCGAACTTAGGGAAACAAGATTTTGCAGGTTCTACAGTAGTCCACTTAACAGGTGCGATGGCAGCACTTGCAGCAACCATTTTATTGAAGCCGCGTCTTGGTAAATACAACAAAGACGGTTCAGCAAATGAGTTAGCAGGTCACAACCAAGTCTATACTGCTTTAGGGGTTCTCATTCTTTGGGTAGGTTGGTTTGGATTTAATGCAGGTAGTACGTTAGAAGTTGCAGATGCTTTCTTTGGATATGTAGCGTTAAATACGCAATTAGCAGCAGCAGCAGGTGCAGTAGCCGCTTTATTCATTGCCTGGGCAATGACTGGAAAGTCTGATGTGCCAACAATGTTGAATGGTGCATTAGCTGGACTTGTAGCGATAACAGCATCTTGTGCATTCGTAGCTCCTTGGGCAGCTGTTGTAATCGGAATCGTTGGTGGTCTAATCGTATTCTTTAGTATGAAATTTTTCGATAAGGCTCGCATCGATGATCCAATCTTCGCATTATCTGTTCATGGTGTAGCTGGGATTTGGGGAACCATTTCAACTGGATTCTTTGCAACACCTGAACTTGCTGCAATGAATGGTGGTAGCGCTGGTCTATTTTACGGCGGAGGATTTTCTCAGTTAGGTGTTCAAGTATTAAGTGTTGTAGCGTGTGGTGCATTTGCATTCATCGCTTCGTATGTATTGCTTCTAGTAACCAAAGCATTAGTTGGTGGATTGCGTGTATCTGAAGAAGAAGAAATTGTTGGTCTTGACCTAAGTGAGCACGGTAGCTACGGTTATCCAGAAAGCATGCCTGGTAATGAAAGAACTGGAGCATAA